One stretch of Arachis hypogaea cultivar Tifrunner chromosome 20, arahy.Tifrunner.gnm2.J5K5, whole genome shotgun sequence DNA includes these proteins:
- the LOC112782984 gene encoding AP-4 complex subunit mu-like isoform X1 has translation MSLSDQLDKLGEYQKKIREAVGENRAEKKMPGTVITKYVVANEPGGRKREEIFVDVIGKISVTFNSSGYILTSEIDGTIQMKSYLTGNPEIRLALNDDLSIGRSDYASSTAVILDDCNFHESIHLDSFDTD, from the exons ATGTCACTATCAGATCAATTAGATAAATTGGGGGAGTACCAAAAGAAGATACGGGAAGCAGTTGGAGAAAACAGAGCAGAAAAGAAAATGCCAGGCACAGTTATTACAAAGTATGTTGTTGCTAATGAACCTGGTGGTAGAAAGAGGGAGGAGATTTTTGTTGACGTAATTGGAAAAATAAGTGTCACATTCAACTCTAGC GGATATATACTTACTAGTGAGATAGACGGCACCATTCAAATGAAGAGTTACCTTACGGGTAACCCAGAGATTCGGCTTGCTCTCAATGATGACCTGAGTATAGGAAGAAGTG ATTATGCAAGTTCCACTGCAGTGATTCTAGACGATTGTAACTTCCATGAGTCTATACACCTTGATAGTTTTGATACTGACTGA